aTGGAATCAAGATGAGACAGGGATCAGCCAGCCCCACGCCAGGCAGCGTTTTCTCCTCTgagagctcctctgagctgagcGAGCTGCTGAAGCCTGCGGAGCAAATGAGAGCCGGGactgagggaaaggctggctgggaaggagtcAGATAAACCCGTGTgggcatttccctttccaaggggctcctGGGGAGACAAAGGAGACAAGAAGGATTCCCCACCTCACgacatctcctttttcccttcagtagcCCTATTGCAGTCACTGCATACAAGAGTTTACTTGATCCCCTTGATGCCAGGGAGCACCAAGAACTTGAACCTTGCTGgagtccagccctgcctgcctgtcaccGAGCACAGGGGAAAGATGCAGAACCTGGGCAGGGGTTGAGCCAAATTGGCATTTTGCCACTTGTGatttcctcccagcttttgcagcagggTGACAACCCCATCGCTGCAAACCACTCCCTTTGGCAAGGCACACGTGGACCTCGCTGGAAGCTCAGGGCTCttgaaggggctgctgcagttggCAACAGGAGCTGTTGTTGAACTTTTCACATTGCTTAACCTCCCTGCCAAATGCCATCAagtggctgaggaaggacacaaaaagattaccctggaggaagggaggccaaaagcttggaaaaggatgaaagaaatgctctgatCATGACgatgacaaaaaaatagaacGATTTATTTCTGACAGCAAATGAACACCCGCcgccctccagccctcccagcctggcaggccgAGCGGAGCCGTTTCCATGGcatgaggtgctggcagcctgcggAGAGAAACCAGAGAGCCACGGTCAGTCACAGAAggctcctgtgccctgtcctgccatggcctgtgcccgggccaggctgctggctgtgctcagagcccaaacCTCCCGAGCCATTCTCTGTTTCGAGAGAAGGGCAGCGTGGCAGGCCACGTTCCACCTCCTCcgcttcagcacagcacagcagcctcctcagcagctgcaagggcgGGATGCCCGTGTGCCCGCTGCCCTCTGCCCGAAGcccttctgccagcccagctgtggagcCGGGTACCCACCTCTGCagacctgctgccaggagaggagccGATCCCGCACGAGGTCCTCGTCTTTCTTGAAGGGGATGTCCCTGCAGGCCGTGGCCCCTGGGGTAGCGCTGGCACTGGATGTGCTCCACGGACGGTGCAGGCGCTTCCCAATGCGGTCCGGGCACCAGGTGTAatcttcctgggaaaaacaaagaacaattgCATGGAAGTCAATTCAAAACAAGacctggaaacaagaaaaacctaCACAGCCTGTCACCGTTTCACGGGCCTGGGGAGGGTCTGACCACTCCATGCGAGAATGAAACCTGTCCACgggtggggaaaaaccccacctttcccGCCCGTAAACGCACCCCTTCCTCGAGGGCCTGCAAAGCAGACCAGCTGGGGCACGGCTTCGGAACCcgtccccctctgctgcccccatccacatggatggatgctttgtcaggctggctgcccccgccccagcccgtgccaggctggctggcagaagctgtcagcaaggccaggagccGGCTCCCCTTCCACAACATCCGTCCCCTGTCCCACCAAAAAGCAGCTCGGCAGCcgggggaaaaaattaatattccccaGCGCCGCCGAGCGGGGAACCTGCGGCGCGTGGCCAGGCCGagccctgccatgcctggaAGCACGAGCATCCCCCCGCCCCTGCGCCGGCTGGGGACTCATCTTGATTTCATCGGGGCGCAGAGCGTGTCCTCCAGGAAGGGGCCGCAGCCAAAGCCGCTCGGCTTTGCCCCGCCAGcggccagctccaggatggtgtTCCCAGCTCCACGTGGTGCTCCAGAAGAACACGCCAGCTGTGCCTCGGCTTGCGGGGACATCCCGATGCCATtgagctgcagggggatgtTTCCCCTGTTCCAGTCCGTGGCACCTTCACCGCACTGCCACCACTTCTCCAGTGGCACGGGGAGCACTGAGCCGCTCCCTCCACAACTCGCCGGGGACCAGCGGAAGCATCTCCTCGGCTGCGCTCTCTCCTCCGTGCTGCAGCCGCAGGGAAACGGTCCGGGGTTTTCTTGGAGTGCCACCAGACGCGTGCAGCTGGTACTTGCTGGGCTCCTGGATCctactgagcacagggatggatctctgctgtctcctgggccaggcagggctcctgcagccaagaaTGCTCAAAAAGGTCTTCCAGTGATGGCCTGTCTGCGGGGTCCATGGATAAACACCACCTGATGAGGTGCTGAcactctgcagagagaaaccagaaaccGCCGCTCAGCGGGACAAGGCTCCTGTCCATGCTCTCCCACATTCCACGGTGCCCAGGCCACACTaggagtgctcagagctgcagccaaaagCTTCCCATGGATCCTCCCTTCcggaggagagcagcacagaggcacacgtgccacctcctccagctaaGCCCAGGAGATCAACCGCCTCACTAGCTGCAAGAGCAGGACGCTGATGtgccagctgccccctcccagccccgttccTCCTCCCGAGCCCTGAAGGCGCAGCCCCACCTTGAGACACCCGGGGCGGGAAGAAGAGCTGGCCCCGGACGATGTCCTCGTTTGTGTGGAAAGGAAGGTGCCCGCAGACCAGGTGATAgagcaggatgcccagggaccagatggtGGCTGGCTGGCCATGGTAGCAGCCAAAGAGGATCCACTCCGGTGGGCTGTACTCCGGCGTTCCTATGGGACACGGGCACAGCTCATCAGGCCgatgctgctccctccctccctccctccctcccagcccgcCCCCGTTCCACaacagccagcccctgccccgccgAAAAGCAACTTGGCTGCAGCCGGCTGAAGGAGGATTCtgcaccctcccctcccctccctcttccccctctgccagccAAAGGGGGAACCTCCGCTGCCCGGCTGGGCCCCGGCTTTGGGCTCACCTGACATCCGGGTGTAGAACGTGTCCTGAAGGATCGTGCCGCAGCCGAAGTCGATGAGCTTCGCCTCGCCCGTGGCCAGGTCGACGAGGACGTTCTCGGCCTTGATGTCGCGGTGCAGGACGCCGCGGCTGGTGCAGTGccgcacggcctccagcacctggcggaACAGCCCCCGCGCCACGGGCTCCGTCAGGAACCCCCGCTCGTGCAGGAAGTCCCAGAGGTCCTGACAGCGCTGCGGACGCTCCATGACCAGCGCGAAGCCGTCGGGCAGCTCGAACCAGTCCAGGAGCCGCACGACGCCGCGGAAGCCAGGGCACGACACCATCCACAGCAGCgccagctccaggggcaccAGGGCGCCGTTGTGCTGCGGGGGGACCGCGATGCCCTCAGCGGGGCCGATGCTGCGCCGCGCCTCGGCcaccccctgcccggccccgccgccgctcgccaTTGCCCGGCCCGGGACGCTGCGCGGGCCCCGCTCACTCCCCGCTCGCTCCCCTCGCAGCCTTCCGGCTGCCACCCTGCCGGGCCTCGCCTTAGCCCCGCCCGGCACGCCCCGCCGCCTTctcccgctggccccgctcacTCACCAGCCGCGCCCACTCCGGGATGCGATCGCGGCACACTCGCTTGATGGCCACCTGCAAGCCAAGGCGAGCGCCGGGCTGAGCTCgctgcccgccgcccgccgccccctccgctCCGGCCCCGTCTCTTACCGGGGCGCCGTCGGCGAGCCGGGTCCCGGAGTAAACGCTGCCGCAGCCGCCGCTCCCCAGCAGCGGGCCCTCGCGgtagagctgctccaggggaggcTTCTCCGCCCGTGCGGGCGGCACCGCGCTCCCGCTCTTCTGCCCCGCCAAGCCGAGCGCCCGGCGCGCTGCTGCTTGCCGAGCCGCCCCGGGCTgcggcggctcggggccggcggccgAGCTGACGAGCGGCGGAGCTCGGAGCGGGGAAGCCGCCGGCGACGCTGTCGGCgacggggcgggcgcggggcggcagcggggcggctgcgggcggAACCGCGGCAGGGGCTTCGTTCGGGGCCGGGGCctcggccggggccgggccagAGCCCGCGCCAGGCGGAGCCAAAAGACCGCGCTGCTCCGCCAGCGCCAGAGCGAGCGGCACTTCCAGCGGCGCCACAGCCAGTACGGAGAGAGCCCGGCGGAGGCGGCTCCGCGGCGGGACGGGCAGGGGCGGGcacggggcggccccgccgagGGGCGCCTTGCGGGACGCGGCATcagccgggctgggagaggcGGGACACGGACGGGACGGGAGTGGAGTGGAGTGAgtgtgagagggagaaggggatggggaacgAGTGGAAAGTCGAGCGGAAAACCGGTCGAGAgaagcgctgctgctgctgctgctgctgctgctgctgctgcggaaCCGCCGCAGCTCGCGAACGTTTCTCCGTTGCCTCCGCGAACCCAACGGAGGAGCCGCCGTGCGCCCCGCGGAAcgaaagagagaaacaaacaaataaaacccccaagGAATTCCTATTAGAGAAgtaaccaaatcaaacaatcTAGCAATAAAGAAGAGTGTTGGCTTGtggcttctttcttctttggctgaggTGTAGCATTTCATGGGGAAGAATTGCCTCTTCTGACACTTTCCGACAGTTTTTGGACAGGAgtgcagcatttaattttcatgtagAAAAGGGAAATCGTGTCATTAAATTGATctcttttcatcttctgttGAGACAGTTGCAGGCTGCCAAAGGACATGGTCTGCAATGTGGAACTTGGGgccaagtttgtttttctgccagaggatgagaggatgaggaggggaagtATCCCATAATCATGGAGTCGTGgcatggtttggcttggaagggatctgaaaaatcacacggctgcaacccccctgctgtggctgggcaccCCTTGCACTAGCCTGGCTTGTCTAGAGCTCcgtgcagcctggccttgaacactgtcAGGGACGGGAcagccacaccttctctgggcaacctgttccaggagAGTCTTTTTTCTGAATCCCTCTCCTAAACCGACTCTCTTTCCATTTGGATCCattctcccttttcctgtcCTTGCCTGCCCTCCTACAAAGCCCctgtccagctttcttgtaggttgccctcaggtcctggaaggccacagttggATCAAGTCTCAGTCTTTTGCCCAGGCTGAAGAAGCCGAGCTGtgtcagcctttccttgcaggagaGGAGTGTTATAGctacatattataatattggcttttgcaAATATCAAagtggattttatatgtgtgatgtTCAAGTAACTTTGTTCCAAAGATaaagtttctaattttgttgttaattaagcttagacatagtagtgcaATAGCTGACAGAAGtctgcttgtgttaaaatgcctgcttggatgggataacatccaatgaacacaggatgaggacacctgctacagatCTGCCAACGATCAGCACTCACCATCTGAAGGCAGTGTGGACCAAGGCCCgaactggaagtgataaagagaaggagccaaacCCCAGCCAGGAAACACGCATGCTCTGAAAAGGGGGACCCAAGGAGGGgccatgtaaaatagttcctggaaaatgtaaactaggTTATGGATATGCATAAGGGGCTGTGAATATGCAACAGGTGGATGTcagggaaaaggtatttaagggggATCCCCGAAGGTAACAgggtgctcttggctgagtgccaagatGCACCTGGCCATAAATaacctttgctctgtggtccttgtctcccattgtcctttattaaactttttacattttcacaggagagtgaacgtGTTTTCCACATGGACTACACATGCTTATACACAATTCTAGGAAGACTAGTAATTTTTTACTACAATGATTGGGTGAATCAACACATAAACAAACTTATCCAATTCGCAACATCTCTTGCTCATAGAAGTTGATTCAATCTTCTTTCTTGATTCAGTCTTCTTGCAGTCTTCaaagctctgtttcttcttGCCAAGGCATTCTGACTATCAAATCTTTTATGCTAATCAGGTCCAAAGTTCATCAGCtcacttctgtcctggcagcatgGCTGTGTCTACGCAAGCAGGGAAACACTAACTGAGAGAATTCCACTAAGGTGAAGGTGGCCTCAGCCTCCCGTGACCGAGCTGCCGGGTATGATCTGTCAGATCCCCTTGAAGGAGCCTCTAGTATGTATGCccagggaagaaatgggaaCCAGGgctagaggggccctgcctcgagccagggagaggcacgGGAAAACCGGATCTCTGGTCagtgtggatccgatggcctggcacatcagagccacagaaatatgaaacctTAGCTGATACTGGTGCGCAGTGTGCCCTGATAccatggggacatgtgggggcagaacctGTTTCCATTGCCGGGCTGACGGGGGGATCGATCACAGCAATTGACCCTGTTGGGAGccgaggtgagcctgactgggaaggagtggcagaaacatcccattgtgaccggcccagAGGCCCCgtgtattctgggcatagacttcctccagAATGGCTActacaaagacccaaagggactcaggtgggcttttggcatagctgctggagaggcagaggacatgaagcagttgaacaccttgcctggactatCAGACTGtctggaaccgactgccccaggggtggaagcacagccccaccagctgccatggactgatccaggctgcactggcaaagggtgaagctccagaacacctgcagtacatCGATggcatcattgtgtgggggaacagagcaatggaagtatttgagaaaggagagaggatcGTCCAGATTCTGCTGGAAGCCGGTTTTTGGggaatgcacattcctgagtaaaaccagattttgagccctctctacctggtcacccaCAAAAAGAtcgatttccactggggccctgaacagcaacaagcctttgcccagatcaagcaggagatcgcTCATGCAGtcgcccttggcccagtcaggacgggaccagaggtgaggaatgtgctctactctgcagccaggaacaatggcttgtcctggagcctttggcagaaggtgcctgcggagactcgaggccgaccactgggattctggatccaaagctacagagggtctgaagccaagtacactcccacagagaagggaatCTTGGCcgcctatgaaggagttcaagctgcCTTGGGGGTGattggcacagaagcacaactcctcctggcaccccgactgccggtgctggggtggatgtttcaAGGAAAGGTTCCCACATCCTGCCACGCCACCGACACCACAcagagcaagtggattgccctcatcacacAGTGCACCCGTATTGGAAACCAGAATcaggattttggaaataaaaactgGCCAGAAGGTAAAAACTTTGGTCTCAATGACAAAGAGGAGCAAGAAGAAGTAACACAGGCTGAAGAAACTCCACCATACAAccatctgccagcagaggaaacacgctacgCTCTTTTCACGGACGGTTCCTGTCGCATCGTAGGGATGAaccagaagtggaaagcagccgtatggagccccacacgacaggctgcacaagctactgaggagaaggtggatcaagtcaacttgctgaactcaaggccgttcagctggccctggacattgctggAAGAGAGAAGTGACCAAACCTCTGCCTTTATACCAATTCATGGATGgcagccaatgctctgtggggctgcctggaaaggtggaaaaaggccaactggcagctTAGAGGAAACCAGTCTGGAATGCTGATGAGTGGAAagatgtggcaagcacatttctctctctcaggattttttattgaggtgcacagagagaaatgaaagagaaaacaatttctatttctgctccttgtttttctcttgtggaacgtgtttggagaattgtttacccagagtgagcacttggttggaccatggtggattgtttgggcctgatggccaattggatccacctgtgtctggacccTGGCGAACAGGGGCACGATTTGTGAGGagtgagatatgatagttagagaaagtagcatgtagtatttagtatcctcttttatatagcatattaatgtattataacataattataataaagaaatcattcagccttctgaaatggagttagacatcatcattcttcccattgggttcgctgACATCTACAACAGAAAGACATTGCCTCTTGGATGGAGAAGGTACCTGTGGAAGTCTGCCATGTAGATGCCAATGTCCACAAGAGTCGGGCTAATGAGGAGCACTGAAACAAcgagcaggtagatcaggctgcaaagacagaggtgtcaaagatagacttgAATTGGCATCACAAGGGGCAGTTGTTCTGAGCTCAATGGGctcatgatgcctcaggtcatcagggcagagatgccacctataagtgggcacgagaccgaggggtgga
The sequence above is a segment of the Vidua chalybeata isolate OUT-0048 unplaced genomic scaffold, bVidCha1 merged haplotype W_reject_31, whole genome shotgun sequence genome. Coding sequences within it:
- the LOC128783218 gene encoding serine/threonine-protein kinase pim-1-like, whose product is MPRPARRPSAGPPRARPCPSRRGAASAGLSPYWLWRRWKCRSLWRWRSSAVFWLRLARALARPRPRPRPRTKPLPRFRPQPPRCRPAPAPSPTASPAASPLRAPPLVSSAAGPEPPQPGAARQAAARRALGLAGQKSGSAVPPARAEKPPLEQLYREGPLLGSGGCGSVYSGTRLADGAPVAIKRVCRDRIPEWARLHNGALVPLELALLWMVSCPGFRGVVRLLDWFELPDGFALVMERPQRCQDLWDFLHERGFLTEPVARGLFRQVLEAVRHCTSRGVLHRDIKAENVLVDLATGEAKLIDFGCGTILQDTFYTRMSGTPEYSPPEWILFGCYHGQPATIWSLGILLYHLVCGHLPFHTNEDIVRGQLFFPPRVSQECQHLIRWCLSMDPADRPSLEDLFEHSWLQEPCLAQETAEIHPCAQ